From Amphiprion ocellaris isolate individual 3 ecotype Okinawa chromosome 10, ASM2253959v1, whole genome shotgun sequence, one genomic window encodes:
- the LOC111581466 gene encoding sorting nexin-16-like isoform X2, with protein sequence MAVPFVPVPFPVDWSRVSRSCSKKGSPIQTNSSNCENPALESSPLVRRHGPWGAAAGSPTLDENLSGPRRGILDGSSTLLEGEGRCGESWMERPNSPTLLGYEILEERTKFTVYKILVVGSPGESWVIFRRYTDFCRLSGKLKELFPSCRLTLPPKRWFKDNYDEEFLEDRQTGLQTFLQNLMLHKDVIRSEVVRHFLCLVDPPNPFDSLEESRAFCETLEETNHRLQRELVEKQTEADRLKETLEEKENYIDLLILVTLF encoded by the exons ATGGCTGTCCCCTTTGTTCCGGTCCCCTTTCCAGTGGACTGGTCCAGAGTGAGCAGGTCCTGCTCTAAGAAAGGGTCTCCCATACAGACTAACTCGTCAAACTGTGAGAACCCAGCTCTAGAAAGTAGCCCCTTGGTGAGAAGACATGGACCCTGGGGTGCTGCAGCTGGAAGTCCCACCCTCGATGAGAACTTGAGTGGACCCAGAAGGGGCATATTGGACGGGTCTTCCACACTGCTGGAGGGTGAGGGGAGATGCGGGGAGAGCTGGATGGAGAGACCGAACTCCCCCACACTGCTGGGTTatgagatcctggaggagaggACGAAGTTCACG GTTTATAAGATCCTGGTGGTGGGGAGTCCGGGAGAAAGCTGGGTGATCTTCAGACGATACACAGACTTCTGCAGGCTCAGTGGCAAG CTTAAGGAGCTGTTTCCCAGCTGCCGTCTAACTCTGCCTCCTAAGCGCTGGTTCAAAGACAACTATGACGAGGAGTTTCTGGAGGACAGGCAGACTGGACTGCAGACGTTTCTGCAGAACCTAATGCTACACAAAGATGTCATCAGAAG TGAAGTTGTGAGACACTTTCTGTGTTTGGTTGACCCTCCGAATCCATTTGACAGCCTCGAGGAAAGCAGG GCTTTTTGCGAGACTCTTGAGGAAACCAACCATCGTCTTCAGAGGGAACTGGTGGAAAAGCAAACAGAAGCTGACAGGTTGAAGGAGActctggaggagaaggagaactACATCGACCTGCTG ATCCTTGTCACGTTATTCTAA
- the LOC111581466 gene encoding sorting nexin-16-like isoform X1 gives MAVPFVPVPFPVDWSRVSRSCSKKGSPIQTNSSNCENPALESSPLVRRHGPWGAAAGSPTLDENLSGPRRGILDGSSTLLEGEGRCGESWMERPNSPTLLGYEILEERTKFTVYKILVVGSPGESWVIFRRYTDFCRLSGKLKELFPSCRLTLPPKRWFKDNYDEEFLEDRQTGLQTFLQNLMLHKDVIRSEVVRHFLCLVDPPNPFDSLEESRAFCETLEETNHRLQRELVEKQTEADRLKETLEEKENYIDLLVKKVKSLSRYSKSFDGPRETTEMIPTDINTQKELQMWMDLSKMGMKMMAEKADYDSERFSLHGL, from the exons ATGGCTGTCCCCTTTGTTCCGGTCCCCTTTCCAGTGGACTGGTCCAGAGTGAGCAGGTCCTGCTCTAAGAAAGGGTCTCCCATACAGACTAACTCGTCAAACTGTGAGAACCCAGCTCTAGAAAGTAGCCCCTTGGTGAGAAGACATGGACCCTGGGGTGCTGCAGCTGGAAGTCCCACCCTCGATGAGAACTTGAGTGGACCCAGAAGGGGCATATTGGACGGGTCTTCCACACTGCTGGAGGGTGAGGGGAGATGCGGGGAGAGCTGGATGGAGAGACCGAACTCCCCCACACTGCTGGGTTatgagatcctggaggagaggACGAAGTTCACG GTTTATAAGATCCTGGTGGTGGGGAGTCCGGGAGAAAGCTGGGTGATCTTCAGACGATACACAGACTTCTGCAGGCTCAGTGGCAAG CTTAAGGAGCTGTTTCCCAGCTGCCGTCTAACTCTGCCTCCTAAGCGCTGGTTCAAAGACAACTATGACGAGGAGTTTCTGGAGGACAGGCAGACTGGACTGCAGACGTTTCTGCAGAACCTAATGCTACACAAAGATGTCATCAGAAG TGAAGTTGTGAGACACTTTCTGTGTTTGGTTGACCCTCCGAATCCATTTGACAGCCTCGAGGAAAGCAGG GCTTTTTGCGAGACTCTTGAGGAAACCAACCATCGTCTTCAGAGGGAACTGGTGGAAAAGCAAACAGAAGCTGACAGGTTGAAGGAGActctggaggagaaggagaactACATCGACCTGCTGGTGAAGAAAGTCaa ATCCTTGTCACGTTATTCTAAGAGTTTTGATGGGCCCCGTGAGACAACTGAGATGATCCCCACAGACATCAACACTCAGAAGGAATTACAGATGTGGATGGATTTGAGCAAAATGGGGATGAAGATGATGGCAGAAAAGGCTGACTACGATTCAGAACG
- the LOC111581466 gene encoding sorting nexin-16-like isoform X3, whose protein sequence is MRPSQVYKILVVGSPGESWVIFRRYTDFCRLSGKLKELFPSCRLTLPPKRWFKDNYDEEFLEDRQTGLQTFLQNLMLHKDVIRSEVVRHFLCLVDPPNPFDSLEESRAFCETLEETNHRLQRELVEKQTEADRLKETLEEKENYIDLLVKKVKSLSRYSKSFDGPRETTEMIPTDINTQKELQMWMDLSKMGMKMMAEKADYDSERFSLHGL, encoded by the exons GTTTATAAGATCCTGGTGGTGGGGAGTCCGGGAGAAAGCTGGGTGATCTTCAGACGATACACAGACTTCTGCAGGCTCAGTGGCAAG CTTAAGGAGCTGTTTCCCAGCTGCCGTCTAACTCTGCCTCCTAAGCGCTGGTTCAAAGACAACTATGACGAGGAGTTTCTGGAGGACAGGCAGACTGGACTGCAGACGTTTCTGCAGAACCTAATGCTACACAAAGATGTCATCAGAAG TGAAGTTGTGAGACACTTTCTGTGTTTGGTTGACCCTCCGAATCCATTTGACAGCCTCGAGGAAAGCAGG GCTTTTTGCGAGACTCTTGAGGAAACCAACCATCGTCTTCAGAGGGAACTGGTGGAAAAGCAAACAGAAGCTGACAGGTTGAAGGAGActctggaggagaaggagaactACATCGACCTGCTGGTGAAGAAAGTCaa ATCCTTGTCACGTTATTCTAAGAGTTTTGATGGGCCCCGTGAGACAACTGAGATGATCCCCACAGACATCAACACTCAGAAGGAATTACAGATGTGGATGGATTTGAGCAAAATGGGGATGAAGATGATGGCAGAAAAGGCTGACTACGATTCAGAACG